The Thermobispora bispora DSM 43833 genome window below encodes:
- a CDS encoding YwiC-like family protein, which yields MAGRRLRRFVPPQHGAWAMLAVPYLAGLLTAGFHWPAVPLLGAWIAGYLLSYFVFQALKSRRPRRYRDQLLGYGLIAAPLLLVVVVAAPRVLWYAPAYAVLFAINAWYAWRRRERDLANDLASIAESCLMVFVVATIADTPPSAVLVPFLLCAAYFAGTVPYVKTMIRERGNVAYYRWSIGYHVVALAVAAYLSPWAGVLFAWFLARAVLFPRHGLTAKQIGVTEVVNSVLLLTCIALI from the coding sequence ATGGCGGGACGCCGTCTGCGGCGGTTCGTGCCACCCCAGCACGGCGCATGGGCGATGCTCGCCGTGCCGTACCTGGCCGGGCTCCTCACCGCCGGGTTCCACTGGCCCGCCGTGCCCCTGCTCGGCGCCTGGATCGCCGGGTACCTGCTGTCCTACTTCGTCTTCCAGGCCCTCAAGTCCCGCCGCCCTCGGCGGTACCGCGACCAGCTCCTCGGCTACGGCCTGATCGCCGCGCCGCTGTTGCTCGTCGTCGTGGTCGCGGCGCCGCGCGTGCTCTGGTACGCCCCGGCCTACGCCGTGCTGTTCGCGATCAACGCCTGGTACGCGTGGCGGCGCCGGGAACGCGATCTCGCCAACGACCTCGCCTCGATCGCCGAGAGCTGCCTCATGGTGTTCGTCGTGGCCACGATCGCGGACACGCCGCCGTCCGCGGTGCTCGTCCCGTTCCTGCTGTGCGCCGCATACTTCGCCGGCACCGTGCCGTACGTCAAGACCATGATCCGCGAGCGCGGCAACGTGGCCTACTATCGCTGGTCGATCGGCTACCACGTGGTCGCGCTCGCCGTCGCCGCGTACCTGAGCCCGTGGGCCGGTGTGCTGTTCGCCTGGTTCCTGGCCCGCGCGGTCCTGTTCCCCCGGCACGGCCTCACCGCCAAGCAGATCGGCGTCACCGAGGTCGTCAACTCGGTGCTGCTCCTCACCTGCATCGCCCTGATCTGA
- a CDS encoding MFS transporter — MSSAGLPAGQEREQLRYAWRALSVVCMASVLATIGGNALNVALPKLVDQTKASAAAASWILLAFQLTTTVLTVIFGRLADMFGRRTMYLCGLGVYTLASLLAGMAPDPWLIVGMRVVQAAGMAMLLTNSAALISDAFPRHRLGEGMGVYTASFSISQLAGPTLGGLLVEHLGWRWLFWYNVPLGMACLIWGAIVLRRPAPGEDGQRLDLPGSFMILLSLGGLLLALSEVTRLGWAHPVILAGLAFFVVLLPVFIAWELRSPHPVVDIRMFRDPTFGLGTLASFLSSIARMGVVILIALFFQAVHGDTAVEASLKLLPLSIAAMIASVTSGFLQRRFSPRSLAMFGSSLSTAGLGTLLLVIGADAPALAIMAGLLVLGFGSGTFLPSNATVLLSELPSNRLGIMNAMRLMLQSVGIVVGTALSLSIITAPLPPAMHDHVFAGTLSHVSDAAVQRLVTGYRWALACLVGISALATLTCLWRGHLGEPGGDRRGHRGGGHADPAARRPVAG, encoded by the coding sequence ATGAGCTCGGCGGGCCTACCGGCCGGCCAGGAGCGCGAACAGCTCCGGTATGCGTGGCGCGCCCTGTCGGTCGTCTGCATGGCGAGCGTGCTCGCCACGATCGGGGGGAACGCCCTCAACGTCGCGCTTCCCAAGCTGGTCGACCAGACCAAGGCGAGTGCCGCGGCGGCGAGCTGGATCCTGCTCGCCTTCCAGCTCACCACCACCGTCCTGACGGTGATCTTCGGGCGGCTCGCCGACATGTTCGGCCGGCGCACCATGTACCTGTGCGGCCTGGGCGTCTACACGCTCGCCAGCCTGCTCGCCGGCATGGCGCCCGATCCCTGGCTGATCGTGGGGATGCGGGTCGTGCAGGCGGCCGGCATGGCCATGCTGCTCACCAATAGCGCGGCGCTGATCAGCGATGCCTTTCCCCGCCACCGGCTCGGCGAGGGCATGGGGGTGTACACCGCGTCCTTCTCGATCTCCCAGCTCGCCGGCCCCACCCTCGGCGGTCTTCTGGTCGAGCATCTCGGATGGCGCTGGCTGTTCTGGTACAACGTGCCCCTCGGCATGGCATGCCTCATATGGGGCGCGATCGTGCTGCGGCGTCCCGCTCCCGGCGAGGACGGTCAGCGGCTCGACCTGCCCGGCAGCTTCATGATCCTGCTCAGCCTGGGCGGGCTTCTCCTCGCGCTCTCCGAGGTGACCCGGCTGGGGTGGGCGCATCCGGTGATCCTGGCCGGGCTCGCGTTCTTCGTCGTGCTGCTTCCGGTGTTCATCGCCTGGGAGCTGCGCAGCCCGCACCCCGTGGTCGACATCCGGATGTTCCGTGACCCCACGTTCGGCCTGGGCACGCTGGCGTCCTTCCTCAGCTCGATCGCGCGGATGGGGGTGGTGATTCTCATCGCGCTGTTCTTCCAGGCCGTGCACGGCGATACCGCGGTGGAGGCGAGCCTGAAGCTGCTCCCGCTCTCGATCGCCGCGATGATCGCCTCGGTGACGTCGGGCTTCCTGCAGCGCCGGTTCAGCCCGCGTTCCCTGGCAATGTTCGGTTCGTCGTTGAGCACCGCCGGGCTGGGCACGCTGCTTCTCGTCATCGGCGCCGATGCGCCGGCACTCGCCATCATGGCCGGCCTGCTGGTACTCGGTTTCGGCTCGGGAACGTTCCTGCCGTCCAATGCCACCGTGCTGCTCAGTGAGCTTCCGTCCAACCGGCTGGGCATCATGAACGCGATGCGGCTCATGCTGCAGAGCGTCGGCATCGTCGTGGGCACCGCGCTCAGCCTGTCGATCATCACGGCTCCGTTGCCGCCGGCAATGCACGATCACGTGTTCGCCGGCACGCTCTCCCACGTATCGGACGCGGCCGTTCAGCGGCTCGTCACCGGATACCGATGGGCGCTCGCCTGCTTGGTGGGCATCTCCGCCCTCGCCACGCTCACCTGCCTCTGGCGTGGCCACCTGGGAGAACCGGGAGGCGATCGGCGAGGTCATCGAGGCGGCGGTCACGCTGATCCGGCGGCTCGCCGCCCTGTGGCCGGGTGA
- a CDS encoding TetR/AcrR family transcriptional regulator: MARKSGSWEWSRTAETRKNMLRAAREVFCEQGFAETSVADIVSRAGSSVGSLYHHFGGKSELFLALWEEHQAAHEKAAASAVAEARASGVTDPVELFITGARAVLEGSWERRDLVRMFMDGDGPPGFELMRRTRGREWVRQNAVLLGAGTGPLDRMTVSVLTTVIGEAGREVATCETREEADEVIEAAVTLIRRLAAPWPGETK; this comes from the coding sequence ATGGCACGGAAGAGCGGCTCCTGGGAGTGGAGCCGCACCGCCGAGACGCGGAAGAACATGCTGCGCGCGGCCCGCGAGGTCTTCTGCGAGCAGGGCTTCGCCGAGACCAGCGTCGCGGACATCGTGTCCCGGGCGGGCTCCAGCGTGGGCAGCCTCTACCACCACTTCGGGGGGAAGAGCGAGCTGTTCCTCGCGCTGTGGGAGGAGCATCAGGCCGCGCATGAGAAGGCCGCGGCCTCCGCGGTGGCCGAGGCCCGCGCATCAGGGGTGACCGACCCGGTCGAGCTGTTCATCACCGGGGCGCGTGCCGTCCTCGAGGGCTCCTGGGAGCGGCGCGACCTGGTACGGATGTTCATGGACGGGGACGGGCCGCCCGGTTTCGAGCTGATGCGGCGCACCCGCGGCCGGGAGTGGGTCCGGCAGAACGCGGTGCTGCTCGGCGCGGGCACCGGTCCGCTCGACCGCATGACGGTCTCGGTGCTGACCACGGTGATCGGCGAGGCCGGCCGTGAGGTGGCGACCTGCGAGACCCGGGAGGAGGCCGACGAGGTCATCGAGGCGGCGGTCACGCTGATCCGGCGGCTCGCCGCCCCGTGGCCGGGTGAGACGAAGTGA
- a CDS encoding branched-chain amino acid ABC transporter substrate-binding protein, which produces MEYHKMVKVRKVAIFSLAVAVTMLSAGCSQGLLGSGGDSGSAAEQGPIVLGMLIPQSGSEAAVGPYMQNAAQMAVDEINEQGGVLGRKLELKVADDACDPQTAVAGANKLVTEGIAVSVGGYCSGATLPTLPVFGKANIPMIIPAANSQELVDQRLKHVFLINGTGAQQAAAAVKWITKRGAKNVALVHDNTSYSKDIAVRTQQILDEPGGPETAIVEAVTPKESDYSANVTNILAKKPDFVYWTGYFQEGGLLTRQLRQAGYKGDIMVADGAVSEKLVEIAGGEHAEGVYATMTYTPDTIEGAEGWIENYKKKFGTAPGPYSNQAYDAVRLAAEAIKRAGSTDGDKIIAALEGIDGFPMFSGPLKFTPEHTLATGGFQILVVKSGTFVLQDSLQ; this is translated from the coding sequence ATGGAGTACCACAAAATGGTCAAGGTACGTAAAGTTGCCATCTTCTCGCTGGCCGTGGCCGTGACCATGCTGTCGGCCGGGTGCAGCCAAGGGCTGCTCGGCAGCGGCGGCGACTCGGGATCGGCGGCGGAGCAGGGCCCGATCGTCCTCGGCATGCTGATCCCGCAGTCGGGCAGCGAGGCCGCGGTGGGCCCGTACATGCAGAACGCCGCCCAGATGGCCGTGGACGAGATCAACGAGCAGGGCGGGGTGCTCGGCCGCAAGCTGGAGCTGAAGGTCGCCGATGACGCGTGCGACCCGCAGACCGCGGTGGCCGGTGCGAACAAGCTCGTCACCGAGGGCATCGCGGTCTCGGTGGGCGGCTACTGCTCCGGGGCCACGCTGCCCACGCTGCCGGTCTTCGGCAAGGCGAACATCCCGATGATCATCCCGGCGGCCAACTCGCAGGAGCTCGTGGACCAGCGCCTCAAGCACGTCTTCCTCATCAACGGCACCGGGGCGCAGCAGGCGGCCGCCGCGGTGAAGTGGATCACCAAGCGCGGGGCCAAGAACGTCGCGCTGGTGCACGACAACACCAGCTACTCCAAGGACATCGCGGTCCGCACCCAGCAGATCCTCGACGAGCCCGGCGGCCCCGAGACCGCGATCGTCGAGGCGGTGACCCCCAAGGAGAGCGACTACAGCGCCAACGTCACCAACATCCTGGCCAAGAAGCCGGACTTCGTGTACTGGACCGGCTACTTCCAGGAGGGCGGCCTGCTCACCCGGCAGCTCCGCCAGGCCGGCTACAAGGGCGACATCATGGTCGCGGATGGCGCGGTCTCCGAGAAGCTCGTGGAGATCGCCGGCGGCGAGCACGCCGAGGGCGTGTACGCCACGATGACCTACACCCCCGACACCATCGAGGGCGCCGAGGGCTGGATCGAGAACTACAAGAAGAAGTTCGGCACCGCCCCCGGCCCGTACTCGAACCAGGCCTACGACGCGGTGCGGCTGGCCGCCGAGGCGATCAAGCGCGCCGGGTCGACCGACGGTGACAAGATCATCGCCGCGCTGGAGGGCATCGACGGGTTCCCCATGTTCTCCGGACCGCTGAAGTTCACCCCCGAGCACACCCTCGCCACCGGGGGCTTCCAGATCCTGGTCGTCAAGTCGGGCACGTTCGTCCTGCAGGACTCGCTTCAATGA
- a CDS encoding branched-chain amino acid ABC transporter permease, whose translation MTQLIWNGLFVGSFYALVALGYSMVYGIIKLLNFAHGDIYMLGAFAGFAILGATGGVSPDMQLPLLLGVLVVTMGFTGMCGVLLERIAYRRLRSAPRLSLLITAVGASFSLEYGVRVIAGPDPQVYPVRLGGTTIHVLGASITVQQIVLMVVAVALMVALNLLVTRSREGRAMRAIALDPRTSALMGINVNAVIARTFFLGSALAGAAGVMAGAYYGKIDFMMGFLIGLKAFTAAVIGGIGNIPGTMLGGLLLGMLESFGTYWLGGEWRDVFAFGVLILFLTVRPTGLLGERVTERV comes from the coding sequence ATGACGCAGCTGATCTGGAACGGGCTGTTCGTCGGCTCGTTCTACGCCCTGGTGGCGCTCGGCTACAGCATGGTCTACGGGATCATCAAGCTGCTGAACTTCGCCCACGGCGACATCTACATGCTCGGCGCGTTCGCCGGCTTCGCCATCCTCGGCGCGACCGGCGGCGTCTCGCCGGACATGCAGCTCCCCCTGCTGCTCGGGGTGCTGGTCGTCACCATGGGCTTCACCGGGATGTGCGGGGTGCTGCTCGAGCGCATCGCCTACCGCCGGCTGCGCTCCGCCCCCCGCCTCTCCCTCCTCATCACCGCGGTCGGCGCATCGTTCTCCCTCGAGTACGGCGTCCGCGTCATCGCCGGGCCGGATCCCCAGGTCTACCCGGTACGGCTCGGCGGCACCACGATCCACGTGCTCGGCGCGTCGATCACGGTGCAGCAGATCGTGCTGATGGTCGTGGCCGTCGCCCTGATGGTGGCGCTCAACCTCCTCGTCACGCGGTCGCGCGAGGGCCGCGCCATGCGGGCCATCGCGCTCGACCCGCGGACCAGCGCGCTGATGGGCATCAACGTCAACGCCGTGATCGCCCGGACGTTCTTCCTCGGCTCGGCGCTCGCCGGCGCGGCCGGGGTGATGGCCGGGGCGTACTACGGAAAGATCGACTTCATGATGGGGTTCCTCATCGGGCTCAAGGCGTTCACCGCCGCGGTCATCGGGGGCATCGGGAACATCCCGGGCACCATGCTCGGCGGGCTGCTGCTCGGGATGCTCGAGTCCTTCGGCACCTACTGGCTCGGTGGGGAATGGCGTGACGTGTTCGCCTTCGGCGTGCTCATCCTGTTCCTGACCGTGCGGCCGACGGGCCTGCTCGGCGAGCGTGTGACGGAGCGGGTATGA
- a CDS encoding branched-chain amino acid ABC transporter permease, translating to MSVQTPTSTPTRRRRKGTALGRAITRTFDNRWAGLAALAIALLAPFVIATPYALSVMTSAAIFVMLAAGLNIVVGYCGLLDLGYAAFFAVGAYTSGVLSTRFDLPLLATLPAVIVVTIIAGIVIGAPTLRLRSDYLAIVTLGFGEIIRITANNLEITGGPSGIYGIPGLTDNAVVFYYLTVVVVAVAVAGAARLGRSRLGRAWRFIREDEDAAEAMGVHTYRVKLAAYIAGAIWGGLAGVLFAAHLSAISPGSFTFLQSALVLMAVVLGGMGSTPGVVLGAIVISLLPEVLRDFADYRYFAFGVLLIIFMLVRPQGLWPHRSREASA from the coding sequence ATGAGCGTGCAGACCCCGACATCCACCCCCACCCGCAGGAGGCGCAAGGGCACGGCGCTCGGCCGGGCCATCACGCGGACCTTCGACAACCGGTGGGCGGGCCTCGCCGCCCTGGCCATCGCCCTGCTCGCCCCCTTCGTGATCGCCACGCCGTACGCCCTCTCGGTCATGACCAGCGCGGCGATCTTCGTCATGCTGGCGGCCGGGCTGAACATCGTGGTCGGCTACTGCGGCCTGCTCGACCTGGGGTACGCCGCGTTCTTCGCGGTCGGCGCCTACACGAGCGGGGTGCTCAGCACCCGGTTCGACCTGCCGCTGCTGGCGACCCTGCCCGCGGTCATCGTCGTGACGATCATCGCGGGCATCGTGATCGGCGCGCCCACGCTGCGGCTGCGGAGCGACTACCTCGCCATCGTCACCCTCGGGTTCGGCGAGATCATCCGCATCACCGCCAACAACCTGGAGATCACCGGCGGGCCGTCGGGGATCTACGGCATCCCCGGGCTCACCGACAACGCGGTGGTCTTCTACTACCTGACCGTGGTGGTCGTCGCGGTGGCGGTCGCCGGCGCGGCCCGGCTCGGCCGCTCCCGGCTGGGGCGGGCCTGGCGGTTCATCCGGGAGGACGAGGACGCCGCCGAGGCCATGGGCGTGCACACCTACCGGGTCAAGCTCGCCGCCTACATCGCCGGCGCGATCTGGGGCGGCCTCGCCGGGGTGCTGTTCGCCGCCCACCTCTCCGCGATCTCCCCGGGGAGCTTCACCTTCCTGCAGTCGGCCCTCGTGCTCATGGCCGTGGTGCTCGGCGGGATGGGCTCCACCCCGGGCGTGGTCCTCGGCGCCATCGTGATCAGCCTCCTGCCGGAGGTGCTGCGCGACTTCGCCGACTACCGGTACTTCGCCTTCGGCGTGCTGCTGATCATCTTCATGCTGGTCCGCCCGCAAGGCCTGTGGCCCCACCGCTCCAGGGAGGCGTCGGCATGA
- a CDS encoding ABC transporter ATP-binding protein, with amino-acid sequence MTLLSVENLRLSFGGLLAIDDLSFSVGEAEIVSVIGPNGAGKTSAFNCVTGFYKPTAGRILFRGRDITGLRPSKIAGLGVARTFQNLRLFGEMSVLDNVRAGAHLWLKQSVFDALLHTPRYRRSERECTEQAHHWLDFVGLRGDRYGPARALPYGEQRRVEIARALARKPDLLLLDEPGAGLNHGEKAEMRDLIRRIRHDLGIAIVLIEHDMGLVMEVSERVVVLNFGRKIADGRPEEVRRDPAVIEAYLGKDEDETPAGEQMEVGGGHDAGA; translated from the coding sequence ATGACCCTGCTGTCGGTCGAGAACCTCAGGCTCTCCTTCGGCGGCCTCCTCGCCATCGACGACCTGTCGTTCTCGGTGGGCGAGGCGGAGATCGTCTCGGTGATCGGGCCGAACGGCGCCGGGAAGACGTCCGCGTTCAACTGCGTGACCGGGTTCTACAAGCCGACCGCCGGGCGGATCCTGTTCCGTGGCCGCGACATCACCGGCCTGCGGCCGTCGAAGATCGCCGGGCTCGGGGTGGCGCGGACGTTCCAGAACCTCCGGCTGTTCGGCGAGATGTCCGTGCTCGACAACGTGCGCGCGGGCGCCCATCTGTGGCTCAAGCAGAGCGTCTTCGACGCGCTGCTCCACACCCCGCGGTACCGCCGGAGCGAGCGCGAGTGCACCGAGCAGGCGCACCACTGGCTCGACTTCGTCGGCCTGCGCGGCGACCGGTACGGCCCGGCCCGGGCCCTGCCGTACGGCGAGCAGCGCCGGGTGGAGATCGCCCGGGCGCTCGCCCGCAAGCCGGATCTGCTGCTCCTCGACGAGCCGGGCGCCGGCCTCAACCACGGCGAGAAGGCCGAGATGCGGGACCTGATCCGCAGGATCCGCCATGACCTCGGCATCGCCATCGTGCTGATCGAGCACGACATGGGACTGGTCATGGAGGTGTCCGAGCGGGTGGTCGTGCTGAACTTCGGACGCAAGATCGCGGACGGCAGGCCGGAGGAGGTGCGCCGCGACCCCGCGGTCATCGAGGCCTACCTCGGCAAGGACGAGGACGAGACCCCGGCGGGGGAGCAGATGGAGGTCGGCGGGGGGCACGATGCCGGCGCTTGA
- a CDS encoding ABC transporter ATP-binding protein has translation MPALEIDSLHVHYGGVHALRGLSLTVEEGEIVALLGNNGAGKTTTLSAVSGLVRPSAGRIVFQGRDVTRARPEEIVKAGLVHVPEGRRVFSTLTVHENLQLGGYLVRDHAELRRRIDRVYTLLPRLAERRDQQAGTLSGGEQQMLAIGRALVTGPRLLLLDEPSMGLAPLVVASVMELVREVNSQGVSVLLVEQNAKAALKIAHRGYVIENGECVLGGSAAELRGDQRVVAAYLGGA, from the coding sequence ATGCCGGCGCTTGAGATCGACTCGCTCCACGTCCACTACGGCGGGGTGCACGCCCTGCGCGGGCTCTCCCTCACCGTCGAGGAGGGGGAGATCGTCGCCCTGCTCGGCAACAACGGCGCGGGCAAGACCACCACGCTCTCCGCGGTCTCCGGGCTGGTACGGCCCAGCGCCGGCCGGATCGTCTTCCAGGGCCGGGACGTGACCCGGGCCAGGCCGGAGGAGATCGTCAAGGCCGGGCTGGTCCACGTGCCCGAAGGGCGCCGGGTGTTCAGCACGCTCACCGTGCACGAGAACCTCCAGCTCGGCGGCTACCTCGTCCGCGACCACGCCGAGCTCCGCCGGCGGATCGACCGGGTGTACACCCTGCTGCCCCGGCTCGCGGAGCGGCGCGACCAGCAGGCCGGCACGCTCTCCGGCGGCGAGCAGCAGATGCTCGCCATCGGCCGGGCGCTGGTCACCGGCCCCCGGCTCCTGCTCCTGGACGAGCCGTCGATGGGCCTGGCCCCGCTGGTGGTCGCCTCGGTCATGGAGCTGGTCCGGGAGGTGAACTCCCAGGGCGTGTCCGTGCTCCTCGTCGAGCAGAACGCCAAGGCGGCGCTGAAGATCGCCCACCGCGGCTACGTGATCGAGAACGGCGAGTGCGTGCTCGGCGGATCGGCCGCGGAGCTGCGGGGCGATCAGCGGGTGGTCGCGGCATACCTCGGCGGAGCCTGA
- a CDS encoding sporulation protein, with protein MVFKRMLGALGVGAPSVDTVLANPRVQPGGTLTGEVRLKGGDFDAEIEHITLSLVAQVEIEHGDRERRGVGEFYRYQVSGPTVLRKGENRVLPFQMSVPWETPITEVDGQHLTGMAVGVRTELAIAKAVDKGDLDPIAVMPLPSQRAVLDAFPRLGFAFKGADLEAGHIYGVQQMLPFYQEIEFYAPPQYAGVVSEVELTFVTNPGGMDVVLEVDGRRLGDAIGRFTVSHDEALRTDWVAEIDRWVASLGQYGAPAPGYGAYGDPHGYGPYGHPDPHAYGPHGHPYPPHHSSGPGWGTVAAAGAAGLIGGMIAGEVVEEIVEEIFEDDGGDGGDW; from the coding sequence GTGGTCTTCAAACGGATGCTGGGAGCCCTCGGCGTCGGTGCCCCATCGGTGGACACCGTGCTCGCCAACCCGCGGGTCCAGCCCGGCGGGACGCTGACCGGTGAGGTCCGGCTCAAGGGCGGCGACTTCGACGCGGAGATCGAGCACATCACGCTGAGCCTGGTCGCCCAGGTCGAGATCGAGCACGGCGACCGCGAGCGCCGCGGGGTCGGCGAGTTCTACCGCTACCAGGTCTCCGGCCCCACCGTCCTGCGCAAGGGCGAGAACCGGGTGCTCCCCTTCCAGATGTCGGTGCCCTGGGAGACGCCGATCACCGAGGTCGACGGGCAGCACCTGACCGGCATGGCGGTCGGCGTGCGCACCGAGCTCGCCATCGCCAAGGCGGTCGACAAGGGCGACCTCGACCCGATCGCGGTCATGCCGCTCCCGTCCCAGCGGGCCGTGCTCGATGCCTTCCCGCGGCTGGGCTTCGCCTTCAAGGGCGCCGACCTGGAGGCGGGGCACATCTACGGCGTGCAGCAGATGCTGCCGTTCTACCAGGAGATCGAGTTCTACGCGCCGCCCCAGTACGCCGGAGTGGTGAGCGAGGTGGAGCTCACCTTCGTCACCAACCCCGGCGGCATGGACGTCGTGCTCGAGGTCGACGGCCGCCGCCTCGGCGACGCGATCGGCCGGTTCACCGTCAGCCACGACGAGGCGCTGCGCACCGACTGGGTCGCGGAGATCGACCGCTGGGTCGCCTCCCTCGGCCAGTATGGGGCGCCCGCCCCCGGGTACGGCGCCTATGGGGACCCGCACGGGTACGGCCCTTACGGGCACCCCGACCCGCACGCGTACGGCCCGCACGGGCACCCGTACCCGCCGCACCACAGCAGCGGACCGGGCTGGGGCACGGTCGCCGCGGCCGGGGCCGCCGGCCTCATCGGCGGCATGATCGCCGGTGAGGTGGTCGAGGAGATCGTCGAGGAGATCTTCGAAGACGACGGAGGCGACGGGGGAGACTGGTGA
- a CDS encoding CBS domain-containing protein, giving the protein MRIGNVYRPDVFGCWVDERLPDVARRMAEKDVGALAVLDGNEVVGVITERDLVRALAESPDVYSARVSEFATTDVETADVEDDSREVAERMLEAGFRHMPVTQNGEMVGMVSMRDLLALETWSG; this is encoded by the coding sequence ATGCGTATCGGCAATGTGTACCGTCCGGACGTCTTCGGCTGCTGGGTCGACGAGCGGCTGCCGGACGTGGCGCGGCGCATGGCGGAGAAGGACGTCGGCGCCCTGGCCGTGCTCGACGGCAACGAGGTCGTCGGGGTCATCACCGAGCGGGACCTGGTCCGGGCGCTCGCCGAGTCGCCGGACGTCTACTCGGCCCGGGTCTCCGAGTTCGCGACCACGGATGTGGAGACGGCGGACGTGGAGGACGACTCCCGCGAGGTCGCCGAGCGGATGCTGGAGGCCGGGTTCCGCCACATGCCGGTGACCCAGAACGGGGAGATGGTCGGCATGGTGTCGATGCGCGATCTGCTCGCCCTGGAGACGTGGTCCGGCTGA
- a CDS encoding TetR/AcrR family transcriptional regulator, producing the protein MTATPEAEVPTNARGAPLSKRGERTRRKLLDAAEQVFAELGYYEASIVKITEAAGVSQGTFYIYFESKQQIFDELVADLNRRVRHAMSEAAKKGRTRAERERLGFAGYFRFTAEHPALYRIIRQAEFVSPDAMRRHYAKIAEGYMEGLRQAMDDGEIVRADPEVLAYALMGIGELIGMRWILWDDKQPPRQVPEDVFEEMHRFITRGLGATA; encoded by the coding sequence TTGACCGCGACCCCTGAGGCCGAGGTCCCCACCAACGCGCGCGGAGCCCCGCTCTCCAAGCGGGGGGAACGCACCAGGCGCAAGCTGCTGGACGCCGCGGAGCAGGTCTTCGCCGAGCTCGGCTACTACGAGGCCTCCATCGTGAAGATCACCGAGGCGGCGGGGGTATCCCAGGGCACCTTCTACATCTACTTCGAGAGCAAGCAGCAGATCTTCGACGAGCTGGTCGCCGACCTCAACCGCCGGGTACGGCACGCCATGTCGGAGGCGGCGAAGAAGGGCCGCACCCGCGCCGAGCGCGAGCGGCTCGGCTTCGCCGGGTACTTCCGGTTCACCGCCGAGCACCCCGCCCTCTACCGGATCATCCGCCAGGCCGAGTTCGTCTCCCCTGACGCGATGCGCCGCCACTACGCCAAGATCGCCGAGGGGTACATGGAGGGCCTGCGCCAGGCGATGGACGACGGCGAGATCGTCCGCGCCGACCCGGAGGTCCTGGCCTACGCCCTGATGGGGATCGGCGAGCTCATCGGCATGCGCTGGATCCTGTGGGACGACAAGCAGCCGCCGCGGCAGGTCCCGGAGGACGTGTTCGAGGAGATGCACCGGTTCATCACCCGCGGCCTCGGCGCCACCGCGTGA
- a CDS encoding enoyl-CoA hydratase/isomerase family protein — MQGLILTQVDGPVATIVLNRPERHNSLVPELLRDLLTALEKVADARAVVLAAEGRSFSTGGDVRAFAERDGDALRDYANELVGLLGETMLAIMRLPAPVIAAVHGMVTGGSLGLLLASDIVLIHPSVTIAPWYTTVGFAPDGGWTALLPYRIGASRAAVVQYTNTPIDAETAVAWGLATRVESDVRRAAAELARTIAGQRPGAVRATKRLINGDLDAIAARLDAEREAFVRQITTPEAREGMTAFLSRAAR; from the coding sequence GTGCAGGGGCTCATCCTCACCCAGGTCGACGGGCCGGTGGCGACGATCGTCCTCAACCGTCCCGAACGGCACAACAGCCTCGTCCCCGAGCTGCTCAGGGACCTGCTCACCGCACTGGAGAAGGTCGCGGACGCCCGCGCCGTGGTGCTCGCGGCCGAGGGGCGCTCCTTCTCCACCGGCGGAGACGTCCGCGCCTTCGCCGAGCGCGACGGCGACGCGCTCCGCGACTACGCCAACGAGCTCGTCGGTCTGCTGGGCGAGACCATGCTCGCCATCATGCGCCTGCCCGCCCCGGTCATCGCCGCCGTGCACGGCATGGTGACCGGTGGCTCGCTCGGCCTGCTCCTCGCCTCGGACATCGTGCTCATCCACCCCTCCGTGACCATCGCGCCCTGGTACACCACGGTCGGCTTCGCCCCGGACGGCGGCTGGACCGCGCTGCTGCCGTACCGCATCGGGGCGTCCCGCGCGGCCGTGGTCCAGTACACGAACACCCCGATCGACGCGGAGACCGCGGTCGCCTGGGGGCTCGCCACCAGGGTCGAGTCCGACGTACGGCGGGCCGCCGCGGAGCTCGCCCGGACCATCGCCGGCCAGCGCCCGGGTGCGGTCCGGGCGACCAAGCGCCTGATCAACGGCGACCTCGACGCGATCGCCGCCCGCCTCGACGCCGAACGCGAGGCGTTCGTCCGGCAGATCACCACCCCCGAGGCCCGCGAGGGCATGACCGCCTTCCTGTCCAGAGCCGCCCGATGA